One window from the genome of Micromonospora aurantiaca ATCC 27029 encodes:
- a CDS encoding PLP-dependent aminotransferase family protein: protein MEPVDLAVSALHGSVGDPALNSMNFLNEVAQHYPDAVSLAAGRPYEEFFDSALLHTHLDRFRRHLAEEVGLDRAGVDRTLLQYGRTKGIVHHLIARHLAVDEGLTVDPESIVVTVGCQEAMFLVLRALRTGPADVLFAVAPTYVGLTGAARLVDLPVRPVAGGPDGVDLADLRAGVRRARAEGLRPRGCYVMPDFANPSGVSMDTEQRRRLLGLAAEEDLLLIEDNPYGLFPADGTDRRPTLKALDTARRVVYLGSFAKTVLPGARVGYVVADQRVGETDGTVVPFADHLAKIKSMVTVNTSPISQAVIGGALLAHDCSLVAANVRERAAYARNLRHLVDGLARRFPAGGPVSWTVPAGGFFVVVSVPFAVDDALLHRSAREYGVLWTPMAHFYDAGTPVDALRLSVSAVTPESIDLGLDRLAALVTDTMAAGVTPECQGSGTVRVS, encoded by the coding sequence GTGGAACCCGTCGACCTGGCCGTCTCGGCGCTGCACGGCAGCGTCGGCGACCCGGCGCTGAACTCGATGAACTTCCTCAACGAGGTGGCGCAGCACTACCCGGACGCGGTGTCGCTGGCGGCCGGGCGGCCGTACGAGGAGTTCTTCGACTCCGCGCTGCTGCACACGCACCTGGACCGCTTCCGCCGCCACCTGGCCGAGGAGGTCGGGCTGGACCGGGCCGGCGTGGACCGGACGCTGCTGCAGTACGGGCGCACCAAGGGCATCGTGCACCACCTGATCGCCCGGCACCTCGCCGTGGACGAGGGGCTCACCGTCGACCCGGAGTCGATCGTGGTGACGGTCGGCTGCCAGGAGGCGATGTTCCTGGTGCTGCGCGCGCTGCGGACCGGCCCGGCCGACGTGCTGTTCGCGGTGGCGCCCACGTACGTCGGGCTCACCGGCGCGGCCCGCCTGGTCGACCTGCCGGTGCGCCCGGTGGCCGGCGGGCCGGACGGCGTCGACCTGGCCGACCTGCGCGCCGGGGTGCGCCGGGCCCGCGCGGAGGGGCTGCGGCCCCGCGGCTGCTACGTGATGCCCGACTTCGCCAACCCGTCCGGCGTCAGCATGGACACCGAGCAACGGCGGCGGCTGCTGGGGCTGGCCGCCGAAGAGGACCTGCTACTGATCGAGGACAACCCGTACGGTCTGTTCCCGGCCGACGGTACCGACCGGCGGCCCACGCTCAAGGCGCTGGACACCGCCCGGCGGGTGGTCTACCTCGGCTCGTTCGCCAAGACCGTGCTGCCCGGCGCCCGGGTCGGCTACGTGGTCGCCGACCAGCGGGTGGGCGAGACCGACGGCACTGTCGTCCCGTTCGCCGACCACCTCGCGAAGATCAAGAGCATGGTCACTGTGAACACGTCACCGATCAGCCAGGCGGTGATCGGCGGCGCGCTGCTGGCGCACGACTGCTCGCTGGTGGCCGCGAACGTCAGGGAGCGGGCCGCGTACGCCCGCAACCTGCGCCACCTGGTCGACGGCCTGGCCCGGCGCTTCCCGGCCGGCGGCCCGGTCTCGTGGACCGTGCCTGCGGGCGGGTTCTTCGTGGTGGTGAGCGTGCCGTTCGCCGTCGACGACGCGCTGCTGCATCGCTCGGCGCGTGAGTACGGCGTGCTCTGGACCCCGATGGCGCACTTCTACGATGCAGGCACGCCGGTCGATGCGCTGCGGCTGTCGGTGAGCGCCGTCACACCGGAGTCGATCGATCTGGGTCTGGACCGGCTCGCCGCGCTGGTCACTGACACCATGGCCGCCGGAGTGACGCCGGAGTGTCAGGGTTCCGGCACAGTGCGTGTTTCCTGA
- a CDS encoding cytochrome P450, producing MDVSEILTGLYSEQGRQNPYPFYAALHEHGPINAVPARAEHSTVSAVAGGYDVVDQILRDPGWYKGFPPGWEEQEILRTFLTSMMFVNPPDHTRMRAVFARTFTPRRLGALEPVIERIVAERLDHMAEVGADGHEVDFVADFAYPVPALVMAEFIGLPAADLSWYRQRVDWIDEYMDVSGKTPERLARANQAAEELRVLYRDLIAHRRRTPGHDLISGLAEVLDAGGVDLTEDELISNLIVLFNASFVTTVYMFSNGLPLLLDHPDVTAALPGDDALARGCVEEVLRMESPVHFLARSAPAGVDLGGVPIDRDDNVLLLIAAANRDPARFPDPDRFDPRRDGPPSLAFGVGLHFCLGSAVSRLEGRLALPRLFARFPRLAVTQPYTYSGSLFLRGIDKLFVTTGEAG from the coding sequence GTGGACGTCAGCGAGATCCTGACCGGCCTCTACAGCGAGCAGGGCCGGCAGAACCCGTATCCCTTCTACGCGGCCCTGCACGAGCACGGGCCGATCAACGCCGTTCCGGCCCGGGCCGAGCACAGCACCGTGAGCGCGGTGGCCGGCGGGTACGACGTGGTGGACCAGATCCTGCGTGATCCCGGCTGGTACAAGGGCTTCCCGCCCGGCTGGGAGGAGCAGGAGATCCTGCGTACGTTCCTCACGTCGATGATGTTCGTCAACCCGCCGGACCACACCCGGATGCGCGCGGTGTTCGCCAGGACGTTCACCCCGCGCCGCCTCGGCGCGCTGGAGCCGGTGATCGAGCGGATCGTCGCCGAACGCCTGGATCACATGGCCGAGGTGGGCGCGGACGGCCACGAGGTGGACTTCGTGGCCGACTTCGCGTACCCGGTCCCGGCGCTGGTGATGGCCGAGTTCATCGGCCTGCCCGCGGCGGACCTGTCCTGGTACCGGCAGCGGGTCGACTGGATCGACGAGTACATGGACGTGTCCGGCAAGACGCCGGAGCGGCTGGCCCGGGCCAACCAGGCCGCCGAGGAGTTGCGCGTCCTCTACCGGGACCTGATCGCCCACCGGCGCCGTACGCCCGGCCACGACCTGATCAGCGGGCTGGCCGAGGTGCTCGACGCGGGCGGCGTCGACCTCACCGAGGATGAGTTGATCAGCAATCTGATCGTGCTGTTCAACGCCAGCTTCGTCACCACCGTCTACATGTTCAGCAACGGCCTTCCGCTGCTGCTGGACCATCCGGACGTCACCGCCGCGCTGCCCGGCGACGACGCGCTCGCCCGGGGCTGCGTGGAGGAGGTGCTGCGGATGGAGAGCCCGGTGCACTTCCTGGCCCGCTCCGCGCCCGCAGGCGTCGACCTCGGCGGGGTGCCGATCGACCGCGACGACAACGTGCTGCTGCTGATCGCCGCCGCCAACCGTGACCCGGCCCGGTTCCCCGACCCGGACCGCTTCGACCCGCGCCGCGACGGCCCGCCGTCGCTGGCCTTCGGCGTCGGGCTGCACTTCTGTCTCGGCTCGGCGGTGTCCCGGCTGGAGGGCCGGCTGGCGCTGCCGCGCCTGTTCGCGCGCTTCCCCCGGCTCGCCGTCACCCAGCCCTACACGTACAGCGGGAGCCTGTTCCTGCGCGGTATCGACAAACTCTTCGTCACCACCGGGGAGGCCGGATGA
- a CDS encoding alpha-hydroxy acid oxidase: protein MADPADGFVPPASLAEFAALARAVLPADVWDFVDGGSGTETALAANRAALDRVAVLPRMLAGVDDPSTEATLPGGRAALPVAVAPMAYQRLLHPDGEPALAAAARAAGVPYVASTLASTPIEEIAATGATVWFQLYWLRDRALVADLLDRASAAGCAAVMVTVDVPVLGRRLRDARNGFALPPHVTAANLPGGRDDLAHQGTPGVSAVAVHTGAVFAPALSWADLDWLRARTPVPLLVKGILDPRDAVRAADAGVDAVVVSNHGGRQLDAAPASAAVLPEVVAAVDQRCAVLLDSGVRGGVDVLRALALGADGVLLGRPLLWALAAGGRAGAEAALALLAGELRDALILSGCPDPASARRLRTRIGG, encoded by the coding sequence ATGGCTGACCCGGCGGACGGGTTCGTGCCACCGGCCAGCCTGGCCGAGTTCGCCGCGCTCGCCCGGGCGGTCCTGCCGGCCGACGTGTGGGACTTCGTCGACGGCGGCAGCGGCACCGAGACCGCCCTTGCGGCGAACCGGGCCGCGCTGGACCGGGTGGCGGTGCTGCCCCGGATGCTGGCCGGGGTGGACGACCCGTCCACCGAGGCGACGCTGCCCGGCGGCCGGGCCGCGTTGCCGGTGGCTGTCGCACCGATGGCGTACCAGCGGCTGCTGCACCCCGACGGCGAGCCGGCGCTCGCGGCGGCGGCCCGCGCGGCGGGCGTGCCGTACGTGGCCAGCACGCTGGCGAGCACCCCGATCGAAGAGATCGCGGCGACCGGCGCGACGGTGTGGTTCCAGCTCTACTGGCTTCGCGACCGCGCGCTGGTGGCCGACCTGCTCGACCGGGCGTCGGCGGCCGGCTGCGCGGCGGTGATGGTGACCGTGGACGTGCCGGTGCTGGGGCGGCGCCTGCGCGACGCCCGCAACGGCTTCGCGCTGCCGCCGCACGTCACCGCCGCGAACCTGCCCGGCGGCCGGGACGACCTGGCGCATCAGGGCACGCCCGGCGTCTCGGCGGTGGCCGTGCACACCGGCGCGGTCTTCGCCCCGGCGTTGAGCTGGGCGGACCTCGACTGGCTGCGGGCGCGTACCCCGGTGCCGTTGCTCGTCAAGGGCATCCTGGACCCGCGCGACGCGGTCCGTGCGGCGGACGCGGGCGTCGACGCCGTGGTGGTCTCCAACCACGGCGGACGGCAGCTCGACGCCGCCCCGGCCAGTGCGGCCGTGCTGCCGGAGGTGGTCGCGGCGGTCGACCAGCGGTGCGCGGTGCTGCTGGACAGCGGCGTCCGCGGCGGCGTCGACGTGCTGCGCGCGCTGGCGCTCGGCGCGGACGGCGTGCTGCTCGGACGGCCGCTGCTCTGGGCGCTCGCGGCGGGCGGCCGGGCCGGCGCCGAGGCGGCGCTGGCGCTGCTCGCGGGGGAGTTGCGCGACGCGCTCATCCTCAGCGGCTGCCCCGACCCGGCCTCGGCCCGGCGGCTGCGTACCCGGATCGGAGGCTGA
- a CDS encoding alpha/beta hydrolase: MTLDPQVVAWRAARAAAGTVPLYTQTLAEARAADLAAIRAGSGAVEPVAEVRDTTVPGPAGPLPVRIHRPDGDGPLPTLVYFFGGGWTLGSVDTADGICRRLVNLTGAQTVTVGYRLAPEHPFPAAVEDCHAALRHLAAHAAEFRVDADRLAVGGDSAGGNLAAAVTLLARADGGPRLAAQLLVYPNTDQRPGHRPADDEDPMLFNRHSVGWYRGHYLADPGDAAHPLASPLLAEDLSGLPPAFVITAGHDPLRDEGLRYASRLRESGVPTETDDHPGMVHGFFAMPGVFDAGRLAQERAAAFLRRAFGLDPAHARAATGADHG, translated from the coding sequence ATGACACTCGATCCGCAGGTGGTCGCGTGGCGGGCCGCGAGGGCCGCCGCCGGCACCGTGCCGCTCTACACCCAGACCCTCGCCGAGGCCCGCGCCGCCGACCTCGCCGCGATCCGCGCCGGCTCCGGCGCGGTCGAGCCGGTCGCGGAGGTACGCGACACGACGGTGCCCGGCCCGGCCGGGCCGCTGCCGGTGCGGATCCACCGGCCGGACGGCGACGGACCGCTGCCCACGCTCGTCTACTTCTTCGGCGGCGGCTGGACGCTCGGCAGCGTCGACACGGCCGACGGGATCTGCCGTCGGCTGGTCAACCTCACCGGCGCCCAGACCGTGACCGTCGGCTACCGGCTCGCCCCGGAGCACCCGTTCCCGGCAGCGGTGGAGGACTGCCATGCCGCGTTGCGGCACCTCGCCGCGCACGCCGCCGAGTTCCGCGTCGACGCCGACCGGCTGGCTGTCGGCGGGGACAGCGCGGGCGGGAACCTGGCCGCCGCGGTGACGCTGCTGGCCCGCGCCGACGGCGGTCCCCGGCTCGCCGCCCAGTTGCTCGTCTACCCGAACACCGACCAGCGGCCCGGGCACCGGCCGGCCGACGACGAGGACCCGATGCTGTTCAACAGGCACTCGGTCGGCTGGTACCGCGGCCACTACCTCGCCGACCCCGGCGACGCGGCCCACCCGCTCGCGTCGCCGCTGCTCGCCGAGGACCTGTCCGGCCTGCCCCCGGCGTTCGTGATCACCGCCGGGCACGATCCGCTGCGTGACGAGGGCCTGCGGTACGCGTCTCGGCTGCGCGAGTCCGGTGTGCCCACCGAGACGGACGACCACCCGGGCATGGTGCACGGGTTCTTCGCCATGCCCGGCGTGTTCGACGCCGGCCGGCTGGCCCAGGAACGCGCCGCCGCCTTCCTGCGCCGCGCGTTCGGGCTCGACCCGGCGCACGCCCGGGCGGCGACGGGTGCCGACCATGGCTGA
- a CDS encoding SGNH/GDSL hydrolase family protein — protein sequence MPTPKRWHVIASAVTLLIAATPAVTASAGPTGNDRAGHGRAEWAGTWAAAVTRGNTVGLTETGLNNQSIRMTVQTSVGGPRLRVRLTNLYGQQAVQVGSATIARPNTATPDDLSDIVPASIRQLTFSGAGTATINKGAELLSDPVNFPVTEQEDLVVTLYFPVLTGPVTFHGQSKVTNFIGATDLTSAADGTGFTIRPNCCWMFLSGIDVERKATPGSVVVLGDSISDGNGSTVNADRRWPDFLAKRLIDARPEPRTPGVLNLSLAGNRLNHEGTEPGAGGFPGYYELGPNALARLNEDVFPQTGVRTVITHLGINDIWMNGDSPEAIIATLRQLNQQVKARGLTSIAGTLMPYEGNGGPGVWTPEKDATRQAVNTWLRGPGRAEFDGVVDFDAVMRDPAQPSRLLPAYDSGDHIHPNDTGAAVMANAVPLKLLGL from the coding sequence ATGCCGACCCCGAAGAGATGGCACGTCATAGCTTCCGCCGTAACGCTGCTGATCGCCGCCACCCCGGCGGTCACCGCGAGCGCCGGCCCGACCGGGAACGACCGCGCCGGGCACGGGCGCGCCGAGTGGGCCGGAACCTGGGCCGCGGCGGTGACCCGCGGGAACACCGTGGGCCTGACCGAGACCGGCCTGAACAACCAGAGCATTCGGATGACCGTGCAGACCTCGGTGGGCGGGCCGCGCCTGCGGGTGCGGCTGACCAACCTCTACGGCCAGCAGGCCGTCCAGGTCGGCAGCGCCACCATCGCCCGGCCGAACACCGCCACCCCCGATGACCTGTCCGACATCGTCCCGGCCAGCATCCGGCAGCTGACGTTCTCCGGCGCCGGCACGGCGACCATCAACAAGGGCGCCGAACTGCTCAGCGACCCGGTCAACTTCCCGGTGACCGAGCAGGAGGACCTGGTGGTCACCCTGTACTTCCCGGTGCTCACCGGGCCGGTCACGTTCCACGGTCAGTCCAAGGTCACCAACTTCATCGGCGCCACCGACCTCACCTCGGCGGCCGACGGCACCGGCTTCACCATCCGGCCCAACTGCTGCTGGATGTTCCTGTCCGGCATCGACGTGGAGCGCAAGGCCACGCCCGGCTCCGTGGTGGTGCTGGGTGACTCCATCAGCGACGGCAACGGCAGCACCGTCAACGCCGACCGCCGCTGGCCGGACTTCCTGGCCAAGCGGCTGATCGACGCCCGCCCGGAGCCGCGTACCCCGGGTGTGCTCAACCTCAGCCTGGCCGGCAACCGGCTCAACCACGAGGGCACCGAGCCCGGCGCGGGCGGTTTCCCCGGCTACTACGAGCTGGGCCCGAACGCGCTGGCCCGGCTCAACGAGGACGTGTTCCCGCAGACCGGGGTGCGGACCGTCATCACCCACCTGGGCATCAACGACATCTGGATGAACGGCGACAGCCCGGAGGCGATCATCGCCACGCTGCGCCAGCTCAACCAGCAGGTCAAGGCGCGCGGCCTGACCAGCATCGCCGGCACGCTCATGCCGTACGAGGGCAATGGCGGGCCGGGCGTGTGGACCCCGGAGAAGGACGCCACCCGGCAGGCCGTCAACACCTGGCTGCGCGGGCCCGGCCGCGCCGAGTTCGACGGCGTCGTCGACTTCGACGCGGTGATGCGGGATCCGGCCCAGCCGAGCCGGCTGCTGCCGGCGTACGACTCGGGTGACCACATCCACCCGAACGACACGGGCGCCGCGGTGATGGCGAACGCCGTACCACTGAAGCTGCTCGGACTGTGA